Proteins encoded in a region of the Salvelinus sp. IW2-2015 linkage group LG27, ASM291031v2, whole genome shotgun sequence genome:
- the LOC111953296 gene encoding abl interactor 2 isoform X8 — protein sequence MSVGEAGIWHALVAKDVKMAELQMLLEEEIPAGRSALLDSFTNLERVAEYCESNYVQSPDKHRALEETKNYTTQSLASVAYLINTLANNVLQMLDIQASQLRRMESSINHISQTVDIHKEKVARREIGILTTNKNTSRTHKIIAPANPERPVRYIRKPIDYSLLDDMGHGVKWLLRFKASAQNMKAGAAGLPRTNPPTQKPPSPPMSGKGTIGRHSPYRTLEPVRPPVVPNDYVSSPTRHGNMAPPQQSPARTASVNQRNRTYSSGSSGGSHPSSSSRSSSRENSGSGSVGLPIAVPTPAPPPTAFPGAPQFFSMNRPVQPQNPPAVGGSLPYRRPASLTGQPNSNMPLVLNQPQPNGGPHFNQVPGPLVAPPPPSMQITPQLPLMGFVARVQETISDVPPPPPPVEEAVFEEPTPPPPPPEDYEDDEEEEESAVVEYSDPYAEEDPPWAPRTYMEKVVAIYDYAADKEDELSFNEGAIIYVIKKNDDGWYEGTMSGTTGLFPGNYVESIMHYVD from the exons ATGAGCGTTGGAGAGGCTGGGATCTGGCATGCATTGGTTGCTAAAGATGTGAAAATGGCGGAGTTACAAATGCTTTTGGAAGAGGAGATTCCAGCTGGACGTAGTGCTTTATTAGATAGTTTTACCAATTTAGAAAGAGTTGCCGAGTATTGCGAAAGCAACTATGTTCAG TCACCAGATAAGCACAGAGCGTTGGAGGAGACTAAGAACTACACCACCCAGTCCCTGGCCAGCGTAGCCTACCTGATCAACACCTTGGCCAACAATGTCCTGCagatgcttgacattcaggcctcCCAGCTCCGCCGCATGGAGTCCTCCATCAACCACATCTCACAG ACAGTGGACATCCACAAAGAGAAAGTGGCAAGGCGGGAGATTGGCATCCTGACCACCAATAAGAACACCTCTCGCACGCACAAGATCATTGCTCCGGCCAATCCAGAGAGGCCGGTGCGTTACATCCGCAAGCCAATCGACTACAGCCTGCTGGATGACATGGGCCACGGAGTCAAG TGGTTGCTAAGGTTTAAG GCCAGTGCTCAGAACATGAAGGCTGGAGCCGCAGGTCTCCCTCGCACCAACCCACCCACACAGAAGCCGCCCAGCCCACCCATGTCAGGGAAGGGAACCATTGG GCGCCACTCCCCCTATAGGACACTCGAGCCGGTGCGTCCTCCCGTTGTCCCTAACGACTACGTCTCGAGCCCGACGCGCCATGGCAACATGGCGCCCCCACAGCAGAGCCCTGCACGCACTGCGTCTGTTAATCAGAGGAACCGCACGTACAG CAGTGGCAGCAGTGGAGGCAGccaccccagcagcagcagccgcagcagcagcagagagaataGCGGCAGCGGCTCCGTGGGCTTGCCTATCGCCGTGCCAACGCCTGCCCCGCCCCCCACAGCATTCCCAG GTGCCCCCCAGTTCTTCAGCATGAACCGACCGGTGCAACCACAGAACCCTCCTGCGGTGGGGGGGTCTCTGCCGTACCGCCGGCCCGCGTCATTGACGGGCCAGCCCAACTCCAACATGCCCCTGGTCCTAAACCAGCCTCAACCCAACGGAGGACCCCACTTCAACCAGGTCCCAG gTCCTCTtgttgccccccctcccccctccatgcAGATCACTCCCCAGCTCCCTCTGATGGGCTTTGTGGCTCGGGTACAGGAGACCA TCTCAGACGTGCCCCCTCCCCCGCCTCCCGTAGAAGAAGCTGTGTTTGAGgaacccaccccaccccctccacctccagaggactatgaggatgatgaggaggaggaagagtcaGCTGTGGTGGAGTACAGTGATCCCTACGCAGAGGAGGACCCCCCGTGGGCCCCACGCACCTACATGGAGAAAG TGGTGGCGATCTACGACTACGCGGCGGACAAGGAGGACGAGCTGTCCTTCAACGAGGGCGCCATCATCTACGTCATCAAGAAGAACGACGACGGCTGGTACGAAGGAACAATGAGTGGCACCACCGGCCTCTTCCCCGGGAACTACGTCGAGTCCATCATGCACTATGTCGACTGA
- the LOC111953296 gene encoding abl interactor 2 isoform X3, giving the protein MSVGEAGIWHALVAKDVKMAELQMLLEEEIPAGRSALLDSFTNLERVAEYCESNYVQSPDKHRALEETKNYTTQSLASVAYLINTLANNVLQMLDIQASQLRRMESSINHISQTVDIHKEKVARREIGILTTNKNTSRTHKIIAPANPERPVRYIRKPIDYSLLDDMGHGVKASAQNMKAGAAGLPRTNPPTQKPPSPPMSGKGTIGRHSPYRTLEPVRPPVVPNDYVSSPTRHGNMAPPQQSPARTASVNQRNRTYSSGSSGGSHPSSSSRSSSRENSGSGSVGLPIAVPTPAPPPTAFPGTAPALPNPAKPPPTTTTTPVPPDGLPVLSLAPNPSPTPPPEGPPVPPPPPQLPTAVTSTGPAAFSTPAQGAPQFFSMNRPVQPQNPPAVGGSLPYRRPASLTGQPNSNMPLVLNQPQPNGGPHFNQVPAGPLVAPPPPSMQITPQLPLMGFVARVQETISDVPPPPPPVEEAVFEEPTPPPPPPEDYEDDEEEEESAVVEYSDPYAEEDPPWAPRTYMEKVVAIYDYAADKEDELSFNEGAIIYVIKKNDDGWYEGTMSGTTGLFPGNYVESIMHYVD; this is encoded by the exons ATGAGCGTTGGAGAGGCTGGGATCTGGCATGCATTGGTTGCTAAAGATGTGAAAATGGCGGAGTTACAAATGCTTTTGGAAGAGGAGATTCCAGCTGGACGTAGTGCTTTATTAGATAGTTTTACCAATTTAGAAAGAGTTGCCGAGTATTGCGAAAGCAACTATGTTCAG TCACCAGATAAGCACAGAGCGTTGGAGGAGACTAAGAACTACACCACCCAGTCCCTGGCCAGCGTAGCCTACCTGATCAACACCTTGGCCAACAATGTCCTGCagatgcttgacattcaggcctcCCAGCTCCGCCGCATGGAGTCCTCCATCAACCACATCTCACAG ACAGTGGACATCCACAAAGAGAAAGTGGCAAGGCGGGAGATTGGCATCCTGACCACCAATAAGAACACCTCTCGCACGCACAAGATCATTGCTCCGGCCAATCCAGAGAGGCCGGTGCGTTACATCCGCAAGCCAATCGACTACAGCCTGCTGGATGACATGGGCCACGGAGTCAAG GCCAGTGCTCAGAACATGAAGGCTGGAGCCGCAGGTCTCCCTCGCACCAACCCACCCACACAGAAGCCGCCCAGCCCACCCATGTCAGGGAAGGGAACCATTGG GCGCCACTCCCCCTATAGGACACTCGAGCCGGTGCGTCCTCCCGTTGTCCCTAACGACTACGTCTCGAGCCCGACGCGCCATGGCAACATGGCGCCCCCACAGCAGAGCCCTGCACGCACTGCGTCTGTTAATCAGAGGAACCGCACGTACAG CAGTGGCAGCAGTGGAGGCAGccaccccagcagcagcagccgcagcagcagcagagagaataGCGGCAGCGGCTCCGTGGGCTTGCCTATCGCCGTGCCAACGCCTGCCCCGCCCCCCACAGCATTCCCAG GTACCGCCCCTGCCCTTCCCAACCCTGCTAAGCCACctcccactaccaccactactccCGTCCCACCTGATGGCCTCCCTGTACTCTCTCTAGCTCCtaacccctcccccaccccccctcctgaGGGTCCACCTgtgccccctcccccaccccagcTCCCCACTGCTGTCACTAGCACCGGCCCTGCTGCTTTCAGCACCCCTGCACAAG GTGCCCCCCAGTTCTTCAGCATGAACCGACCGGTGCAACCACAGAACCCTCCTGCGGTGGGGGGGTCTCTGCCGTACCGCCGGCCCGCGTCATTGACGGGCCAGCCCAACTCCAACATGCCCCTGGTCCTAAACCAGCCTCAACCCAACGGAGGACCCCACTTCAACCAGGTCCCAG caggTCCTCTtgttgccccccctcccccctccatgcAGATCACTCCCCAGCTCCCTCTGATGGGCTTTGTGGCTCGGGTACAGGAGACCA TCTCAGACGTGCCCCCTCCCCCGCCTCCCGTAGAAGAAGCTGTGTTTGAGgaacccaccccaccccctccacctccagaggactatgaggatgatgaggaggaggaagagtcaGCTGTGGTGGAGTACAGTGATCCCTACGCAGAGGAGGACCCCCCGTGGGCCCCACGCACCTACATGGAGAAAG TGGTGGCGATCTACGACTACGCGGCGGACAAGGAGGACGAGCTGTCCTTCAACGAGGGCGCCATCATCTACGTCATCAAGAAGAACGACGACGGCTGGTACGAAGGAACAATGAGTGGCACCACCGGCCTCTTCCCCGGGAACTACGTCGAGTCCATCATGCACTATGTCGACTGA
- the LOC111953296 gene encoding abl interactor 2 isoform X7 gives MSVGEAGIWHALVAKDVKMAELQMLLEEEIPAGRSALLDSFTNLERVAEYCESNYVQSPDKHRALEETKNYTTQSLASVAYLINTLANNVLQMLDIQASQLRRMESSINHISQTVDIHKEKVARREIGILTTNKNTSRTHKIIAPANPERPVRYIRKPIDYSLLDDMGHGVKWLLRFKASAQNMKAGAAGLPRTNPPTQKPPSPPMSGKGTIGRHSPYRTLEPVRPPVVPNDYVSSPTRHGNMAPPQQSPARTASVNQRNRTYSSGSSGGSHPSSSSRSSSRENSGSGSVGLPIAVPTPAPPPTAFPGAPQFFSMNRPVQPQNPPAVGGSLPYRRPASLTGQPNSNMPLVLNQPQPNGGPHFNQVPAGPLVAPPPPSMQITPQLPLMGFVARVQETISDVPPPPPPVEEAVFEEPTPPPPPPEDYEDDEEEEESAVVEYSDPYAEEDPPWAPRTYMEKVVAIYDYAADKEDELSFNEGAIIYVIKKNDDGWYEGTMSGTTGLFPGNYVESIMHYVD, from the exons ATGAGCGTTGGAGAGGCTGGGATCTGGCATGCATTGGTTGCTAAAGATGTGAAAATGGCGGAGTTACAAATGCTTTTGGAAGAGGAGATTCCAGCTGGACGTAGTGCTTTATTAGATAGTTTTACCAATTTAGAAAGAGTTGCCGAGTATTGCGAAAGCAACTATGTTCAG TCACCAGATAAGCACAGAGCGTTGGAGGAGACTAAGAACTACACCACCCAGTCCCTGGCCAGCGTAGCCTACCTGATCAACACCTTGGCCAACAATGTCCTGCagatgcttgacattcaggcctcCCAGCTCCGCCGCATGGAGTCCTCCATCAACCACATCTCACAG ACAGTGGACATCCACAAAGAGAAAGTGGCAAGGCGGGAGATTGGCATCCTGACCACCAATAAGAACACCTCTCGCACGCACAAGATCATTGCTCCGGCCAATCCAGAGAGGCCGGTGCGTTACATCCGCAAGCCAATCGACTACAGCCTGCTGGATGACATGGGCCACGGAGTCAAG TGGTTGCTAAGGTTTAAG GCCAGTGCTCAGAACATGAAGGCTGGAGCCGCAGGTCTCCCTCGCACCAACCCACCCACACAGAAGCCGCCCAGCCCACCCATGTCAGGGAAGGGAACCATTGG GCGCCACTCCCCCTATAGGACACTCGAGCCGGTGCGTCCTCCCGTTGTCCCTAACGACTACGTCTCGAGCCCGACGCGCCATGGCAACATGGCGCCCCCACAGCAGAGCCCTGCACGCACTGCGTCTGTTAATCAGAGGAACCGCACGTACAG CAGTGGCAGCAGTGGAGGCAGccaccccagcagcagcagccgcagcagcagcagagagaataGCGGCAGCGGCTCCGTGGGCTTGCCTATCGCCGTGCCAACGCCTGCCCCGCCCCCCACAGCATTCCCAG GTGCCCCCCAGTTCTTCAGCATGAACCGACCGGTGCAACCACAGAACCCTCCTGCGGTGGGGGGGTCTCTGCCGTACCGCCGGCCCGCGTCATTGACGGGCCAGCCCAACTCCAACATGCCCCTGGTCCTAAACCAGCCTCAACCCAACGGAGGACCCCACTTCAACCAGGTCCCAG caggTCCTCTtgttgccccccctcccccctccatgcAGATCACTCCCCAGCTCCCTCTGATGGGCTTTGTGGCTCGGGTACAGGAGACCA TCTCAGACGTGCCCCCTCCCCCGCCTCCCGTAGAAGAAGCTGTGTTTGAGgaacccaccccaccccctccacctccagaggactatgaggatgatgaggaggaggaagagtcaGCTGTGGTGGAGTACAGTGATCCCTACGCAGAGGAGGACCCCCCGTGGGCCCCACGCACCTACATGGAGAAAG TGGTGGCGATCTACGACTACGCGGCGGACAAGGAGGACGAGCTGTCCTTCAACGAGGGCGCCATCATCTACGTCATCAAGAAGAACGACGACGGCTGGTACGAAGGAACAATGAGTGGCACCACCGGCCTCTTCCCCGGGAACTACGTCGAGTCCATCATGCACTATGTCGACTGA
- the LOC111953296 gene encoding abl interactor 2 isoform X17, producing the protein MSVGEAGIWHALVAKDVKMAELQMLLEEEIPAGRSALLDSFTNLERVAEYCESNYVQSPDKHRALEETKNYTTQSLASVAYLINTLANNVLQMLDIQASQLRRMESSINHISQTVDIHKEKVARREIGILTTNKNTSRTHKIIAPANPERPVRYIRKPIDYSLLDDMGHGVKWLLRFKASAQNMKAGAAGLPRTNPPTQKPPSPPMSGKGTIGSGSSGGSHPSSSSRSSSRENSGSGSVGLPIAVPTPAPPPTAFPGTAPALPNPAKPPPTTTTTPVPPDGLPVLSLAPNPSPTPPPEGPPVPPPPPQLPTAVTSTGPAAFSTPAQGAPQFFSMNRPVQPQNPPAVGGSLPYRRPASLTGQPNSNMPLVLNQPQPNGGPHFNQVPVSDVPPPPPPVEEAVFEEPTPPPPPPEDYEDDEEEEESAVVEYSDPYAEEDPPWAPRTYMEKVVAIYDYAADKEDELSFNEGAIIYVIKKNDDGWYEGTMSGTTGLFPGNYVESIMHYVD; encoded by the exons ATGAGCGTTGGAGAGGCTGGGATCTGGCATGCATTGGTTGCTAAAGATGTGAAAATGGCGGAGTTACAAATGCTTTTGGAAGAGGAGATTCCAGCTGGACGTAGTGCTTTATTAGATAGTTTTACCAATTTAGAAAGAGTTGCCGAGTATTGCGAAAGCAACTATGTTCAG TCACCAGATAAGCACAGAGCGTTGGAGGAGACTAAGAACTACACCACCCAGTCCCTGGCCAGCGTAGCCTACCTGATCAACACCTTGGCCAACAATGTCCTGCagatgcttgacattcaggcctcCCAGCTCCGCCGCATGGAGTCCTCCATCAACCACATCTCACAG ACAGTGGACATCCACAAAGAGAAAGTGGCAAGGCGGGAGATTGGCATCCTGACCACCAATAAGAACACCTCTCGCACGCACAAGATCATTGCTCCGGCCAATCCAGAGAGGCCGGTGCGTTACATCCGCAAGCCAATCGACTACAGCCTGCTGGATGACATGGGCCACGGAGTCAAG TGGTTGCTAAGGTTTAAG GCCAGTGCTCAGAACATGAAGGCTGGAGCCGCAGGTCTCCCTCGCACCAACCCACCCACACAGAAGCCGCCCAGCCCACCCATGTCAGGGAAGGGAACCATTGG CAGTGGCAGCAGTGGAGGCAGccaccccagcagcagcagccgcagcagcagcagagagaataGCGGCAGCGGCTCCGTGGGCTTGCCTATCGCCGTGCCAACGCCTGCCCCGCCCCCCACAGCATTCCCAG GTACCGCCCCTGCCCTTCCCAACCCTGCTAAGCCACctcccactaccaccactactccCGTCCCACCTGATGGCCTCCCTGTACTCTCTCTAGCTCCtaacccctcccccaccccccctcctgaGGGTCCACCTgtgccccctcccccaccccagcTCCCCACTGCTGTCACTAGCACCGGCCCTGCTGCTTTCAGCACCCCTGCACAAG GTGCCCCCCAGTTCTTCAGCATGAACCGACCGGTGCAACCACAGAACCCTCCTGCGGTGGGGGGGTCTCTGCCGTACCGCCGGCCCGCGTCATTGACGGGCCAGCCCAACTCCAACATGCCCCTGGTCCTAAACCAGCCTCAACCCAACGGAGGACCCCACTTCAACCAGGTCCCAG TCTCAGACGTGCCCCCTCCCCCGCCTCCCGTAGAAGAAGCTGTGTTTGAGgaacccaccccaccccctccacctccagaggactatgaggatgatgaggaggaggaagagtcaGCTGTGGTGGAGTACAGTGATCCCTACGCAGAGGAGGACCCCCCGTGGGCCCCACGCACCTACATGGAGAAAG TGGTGGCGATCTACGACTACGCGGCGGACAAGGAGGACGAGCTGTCCTTCAACGAGGGCGCCATCATCTACGTCATCAAGAAGAACGACGACGGCTGGTACGAAGGAACAATGAGTGGCACCACCGGCCTCTTCCCCGGGAACTACGTCGAGTCCATCATGCACTATGTCGACTGA
- the LOC111953296 gene encoding abl interactor 2 isoform X5: MSVGEAGIWHALVAKDVKMAELQMLLEEEIPAGRSALLDSFTNLERVAEYCESNYVQSPDKHRALEETKNYTTQSLASVAYLINTLANNVLQMLDIQASQLRRMESSINHISQTVDIHKEKVARREIGILTTNKNTSRTHKIIAPANPERPVRYIRKPIDYSLLDDMGHGVKWLLRFKASAQNMKAGAAGLPRTNPPTQKPPSPPMSGKGTIGSGSSGGSHPSSSSRSSSRENSGSGSVGLPIAVPTPAPPPTAFPGTAPALPNPAKPPPTTTTTPVPPDGLPVLSLAPNPSPTPPPEGPPVPPPPPQLPTAVTSTGPAAFSTPAQGAPQFFSMNRPVQPQNPPAVGGSLPYRRPASLTGQPNSNMPLVLNQPQPNGGPHFNQVPAGPLVAPPPPSMQITPQLPLMGFVARVQETISDVPPPPPPVEEAVFEEPTPPPPPPEDYEDDEEEEESAVVEYSDPYAEEDPPWAPRTYMEKVVAIYDYAADKEDELSFNEGAIIYVIKKNDDGWYEGTMSGTTGLFPGNYVESIMHYVD, translated from the exons ATGAGCGTTGGAGAGGCTGGGATCTGGCATGCATTGGTTGCTAAAGATGTGAAAATGGCGGAGTTACAAATGCTTTTGGAAGAGGAGATTCCAGCTGGACGTAGTGCTTTATTAGATAGTTTTACCAATTTAGAAAGAGTTGCCGAGTATTGCGAAAGCAACTATGTTCAG TCACCAGATAAGCACAGAGCGTTGGAGGAGACTAAGAACTACACCACCCAGTCCCTGGCCAGCGTAGCCTACCTGATCAACACCTTGGCCAACAATGTCCTGCagatgcttgacattcaggcctcCCAGCTCCGCCGCATGGAGTCCTCCATCAACCACATCTCACAG ACAGTGGACATCCACAAAGAGAAAGTGGCAAGGCGGGAGATTGGCATCCTGACCACCAATAAGAACACCTCTCGCACGCACAAGATCATTGCTCCGGCCAATCCAGAGAGGCCGGTGCGTTACATCCGCAAGCCAATCGACTACAGCCTGCTGGATGACATGGGCCACGGAGTCAAG TGGTTGCTAAGGTTTAAG GCCAGTGCTCAGAACATGAAGGCTGGAGCCGCAGGTCTCCCTCGCACCAACCCACCCACACAGAAGCCGCCCAGCCCACCCATGTCAGGGAAGGGAACCATTGG CAGTGGCAGCAGTGGAGGCAGccaccccagcagcagcagccgcagcagcagcagagagaataGCGGCAGCGGCTCCGTGGGCTTGCCTATCGCCGTGCCAACGCCTGCCCCGCCCCCCACAGCATTCCCAG GTACCGCCCCTGCCCTTCCCAACCCTGCTAAGCCACctcccactaccaccactactccCGTCCCACCTGATGGCCTCCCTGTACTCTCTCTAGCTCCtaacccctcccccaccccccctcctgaGGGTCCACCTgtgccccctcccccaccccagcTCCCCACTGCTGTCACTAGCACCGGCCCTGCTGCTTTCAGCACCCCTGCACAAG GTGCCCCCCAGTTCTTCAGCATGAACCGACCGGTGCAACCACAGAACCCTCCTGCGGTGGGGGGGTCTCTGCCGTACCGCCGGCCCGCGTCATTGACGGGCCAGCCCAACTCCAACATGCCCCTGGTCCTAAACCAGCCTCAACCCAACGGAGGACCCCACTTCAACCAGGTCCCAG caggTCCTCTtgttgccccccctcccccctccatgcAGATCACTCCCCAGCTCCCTCTGATGGGCTTTGTGGCTCGGGTACAGGAGACCA TCTCAGACGTGCCCCCTCCCCCGCCTCCCGTAGAAGAAGCTGTGTTTGAGgaacccaccccaccccctccacctccagaggactatgaggatgatgaggaggaggaagagtcaGCTGTGGTGGAGTACAGTGATCCCTACGCAGAGGAGGACCCCCCGTGGGCCCCACGCACCTACATGGAGAAAG TGGTGGCGATCTACGACTACGCGGCGGACAAGGAGGACGAGCTGTCCTTCAACGAGGGCGCCATCATCTACGTCATCAAGAAGAACGACGACGGCTGGTACGAAGGAACAATGAGTGGCACCACCGGCCTCTTCCCCGGGAACTACGTCGAGTCCATCATGCACTATGTCGACTGA
- the LOC111953296 gene encoding abl interactor 2 isoform X9 has translation MSVGEAGIWHALVAKDVKMAELQMLLEEEIPAGRSALLDSFTNLERVAEYCESNYVQSPDKHRALEETKNYTTQSLASVAYLINTLANNVLQMLDIQASQLRRMESSINHISQTVDIHKEKVARREIGILTTNKNTSRTHKIIAPANPERPVRYIRKPIDYSLLDDMGHGVKASAQNMKAGAAGLPRTNPPTQKPPSPPMSGKGTIGRHSPYRTLEPVRPPVVPNDYVSSPTRHGNMAPPQQSPARTASVNQRNRTYSSGSSGGSHPSSSSRSSSRENSGSGSVGLPIAVPTPAPPPTAFPGAPQFFSMNRPVQPQNPPAVGGSLPYRRPASLTGQPNSNMPLVLNQPQPNGGPHFNQVPAGPLVAPPPPSMQITPQLPLMGFVARVQETISDVPPPPPPVEEAVFEEPTPPPPPPEDYEDDEEEEESAVVEYSDPYAEEDPPWAPRTYMEKVVAIYDYAADKEDELSFNEGAIIYVIKKNDDGWYEGTMSGTTGLFPGNYVESIMHYVD, from the exons ATGAGCGTTGGAGAGGCTGGGATCTGGCATGCATTGGTTGCTAAAGATGTGAAAATGGCGGAGTTACAAATGCTTTTGGAAGAGGAGATTCCAGCTGGACGTAGTGCTTTATTAGATAGTTTTACCAATTTAGAAAGAGTTGCCGAGTATTGCGAAAGCAACTATGTTCAG TCACCAGATAAGCACAGAGCGTTGGAGGAGACTAAGAACTACACCACCCAGTCCCTGGCCAGCGTAGCCTACCTGATCAACACCTTGGCCAACAATGTCCTGCagatgcttgacattcaggcctcCCAGCTCCGCCGCATGGAGTCCTCCATCAACCACATCTCACAG ACAGTGGACATCCACAAAGAGAAAGTGGCAAGGCGGGAGATTGGCATCCTGACCACCAATAAGAACACCTCTCGCACGCACAAGATCATTGCTCCGGCCAATCCAGAGAGGCCGGTGCGTTACATCCGCAAGCCAATCGACTACAGCCTGCTGGATGACATGGGCCACGGAGTCAAG GCCAGTGCTCAGAACATGAAGGCTGGAGCCGCAGGTCTCCCTCGCACCAACCCACCCACACAGAAGCCGCCCAGCCCACCCATGTCAGGGAAGGGAACCATTGG GCGCCACTCCCCCTATAGGACACTCGAGCCGGTGCGTCCTCCCGTTGTCCCTAACGACTACGTCTCGAGCCCGACGCGCCATGGCAACATGGCGCCCCCACAGCAGAGCCCTGCACGCACTGCGTCTGTTAATCAGAGGAACCGCACGTACAG CAGTGGCAGCAGTGGAGGCAGccaccccagcagcagcagccgcagcagcagcagagagaataGCGGCAGCGGCTCCGTGGGCTTGCCTATCGCCGTGCCAACGCCTGCCCCGCCCCCCACAGCATTCCCAG GTGCCCCCCAGTTCTTCAGCATGAACCGACCGGTGCAACCACAGAACCCTCCTGCGGTGGGGGGGTCTCTGCCGTACCGCCGGCCCGCGTCATTGACGGGCCAGCCCAACTCCAACATGCCCCTGGTCCTAAACCAGCCTCAACCCAACGGAGGACCCCACTTCAACCAGGTCCCAG caggTCCTCTtgttgccccccctcccccctccatgcAGATCACTCCCCAGCTCCCTCTGATGGGCTTTGTGGCTCGGGTACAGGAGACCA TCTCAGACGTGCCCCCTCCCCCGCCTCCCGTAGAAGAAGCTGTGTTTGAGgaacccaccccaccccctccacctccagaggactatgaggatgatgaggaggaggaagagtcaGCTGTGGTGGAGTACAGTGATCCCTACGCAGAGGAGGACCCCCCGTGGGCCCCACGCACCTACATGGAGAAAG TGGTGGCGATCTACGACTACGCGGCGGACAAGGAGGACGAGCTGTCCTTCAACGAGGGCGCCATCATCTACGTCATCAAGAAGAACGACGACGGCTGGTACGAAGGAACAATGAGTGGCACCACCGGCCTCTTCCCCGGGAACTACGTCGAGTCCATCATGCACTATGTCGACTGA